In Mechercharimyces sp. CAU 1602, the genomic window AACATTGTCTTTAGGAGTTTTGAGCTTAATCCGTATGCACCGAAAGAAGGAGACGAAACGTTTGCGGAAATAATTGCAGCAAAATATGGTGTAAGTTTAGAACAAGCCCAAGCAATGTGCGCTAACATGGCCGCACAGGCAAAACAGGAAGGGTTAGATTATCGTTTTGAGACGATGATCCCTCATAATACCTTTGACGCACACCGACTTCTTCACTATGCGGCGGATCATGGTAAGATGGATGAAATGTCTGAGCGATTGTATTGTGCGTTCTTCACTGAATCAAAAGATATCGCTGATCATAATACACTTATTGATATTGCAGTAGAGATGGATCTGGATGGATCTGATGTTTTAGATATGCTGACTTCTGATCAATATACCGTTAAAGTACGCGACGATGAGGCCTTAGGAAGTAAATTAGGTGTTAAAGGGGTTCCATACTTCATCTTTGCTCAAAAATATGCTGTCTCGGGAGCGCAATCAGTAACTGTATTTGAGGAAGTCTTGGATAAAGCATGGAGTGAAAATGTAAAAATAGAGGAATTTAATAGTGGCGGTGGCTCGTGCGCTGCTGACTCATGCAATATGCCTTCATAAAGTAAAATACATAGGGATGTAGTCGTTAGGATTAGTAAACACAGTAGGCATCCCTCGAGGGAGTGCTTGCCAAGCCTTAGTAATCAATTACTAGGGCTTGGCTTGTCTTCGTGTATGAAATGATCAACGGTGATACCGAGAAATTCTATACTAAGGGAAGAGATATTCCTAATTTGTTGCTAACAACAATTAGATTATACAATGATTGATAGATCCACGGTGTATTATCCTAAACAGGCTTTTGACCTATGTATAACCGTGCTAATCAATTTTAGGGATAGTCGAGTCCTACATCGTCCTCTATACCTAATCAAAAACCCTTTTCTTCTATATAAAAAGAGATGCCAGTCAGGATGTTAAATCAACCTCTACAAATTTTATTCCTGTCAGCGCAAATTTCCTCTTGCATCCGCCTTTTTGTTTATATATAATAGGGAATGTTGGTCATGGACGGCGATGATGCGGAAGGTTGCCGACACACCCGGCCCCATTGCCTAGGGGTGGTTGGGATATTTCCGCGGAGTAAGTTCATTTTCAAAAATGAACGTAGAAGGAGGGGCAAAAATGGCAAAACAAAAGATTCGTATCCGATTGAAAGCGTATGACCATCGCGCGTTGGACACATCGGCAGAGAAGATTGTCGATACCGCGAAGCGGACAGGTGCAGGGGTGTCAGGACCGATTCCACTACCTACTGAAAAATCCGTGTACACGATTTTGCGTGCGACTCATAAATACAAAGATTCGCGTGAGCAATTCGAGATGCGGACACATAAGCGTTTGATTGACATCGTCAATCCAACACCGCAAACGGTGGATGCGCTGATGCGACTCGACTTGCCTTCAGGCGTCGATATTGAAATCAAACTATAAGTAATGAAGTGACAGATGGCAGGAGGTGTATGACGTGAAAGGTATTCTGGGGAGAAAGTTAGGAATGACGCAAGTATTCCAAGAGGATGGTACTTTAGTTCCAGTAACCGTCGTGTCCGCTGGCCCTTGTGTTGTATTGCAACGCAAAGAAATGGCAACGGACGGCTACGACGCTGTACAACTTGGTTTTGAAGATGTGAAAGAACACCGTGCGAATAAACCGGAGCTCGGTCATGCGAAAAAAGCAGATACCGCAGCAAAGAAATTTATTCGTGAAATTCGTGGAATGAACCCAGCTGAGTTTGAATTGGGTCAGGAAGTGAAAGCAGATCTTTTCGCTGAAGGCGATATCGTCGATGTGACGGGTAAGTCAAAAGGTAAAGGGTTTGCCGGTGCGATTAAGCGCCACAACCAGCAACGTGGACCTATGTCTCACGGTTCTCGTTACCATCGTCGTCCGGGTTCCTTGGGCGCTGTCGATCCGATGCGCGTATTTAAAGGACATAACCTACCAGGACGCATGGGTGGCGAGCGTATTACTACGCAAAACTTGGAAGTGGTACGTGTCGATACCGAGCGTAACGCAATTCTCATCAAAGGGAATGTACCAGGACCAAAAAATGGCTTTGTTATGATCCGCTCAGCGGTCAAAGGCCAGAAATAAGTTAGGAAGGAGGAAGCGTCATGGCAAAAGTTGCAGTATTGGATATCAACGGGAATCAAGTAGGCGATGTTGAGCTACTGGATGCCGTGTTTGGGATTGAACCCAACGAAAGTGTTCTCCATGATGCCGTTGTGATGCAACAAGCATCGCTCCGTCGGGGAACGCACGCAGTAAAAAATCGTTCTGCCGTACGCGGTGGTGGTCGCAAACCTTGGCGGCAAAAAGGTACCGGACGTGCTCGTCACGGTAGCATCCGCTCCCCGATCTGGGTAGGCGGTGGTGTTACATTCGGACCTACTCCACGTAGCTACGGATATAAATTACCGAAGAAAGTGCGCCGTCTAGCACTTCGTTCTGCTCTCTCTTCTAAATTGAAAGCAGATGAGCTGGTAGTGCTCAATGAATTGAGCATGGAACAGCCGAAGACAAAAGAGATGGTTCGCATCCTGAGCAACCTTAAAGCTGAACAAAAAGCATTGGTTGTTGGACTTTCCGTGGATGAGAACGTAGCTCTATCTCTTCGCAACATCCCAGGTGTGAAGTACATCGCAGCCGAAGGCGTTAACGTCCTCGATCTGCTATATCACGACAAAGTGATCATCACCCAGGATGCGGCCGCACGCGTAGAGGAGGTGTTCGGCCAGTGAAGGACCCACGCGATATTATCCGTCGTCCCATCGTAACCGAGAAGTCGACTGACTTGACCGCTGACGGGAAATACGTATTTGAAGTTGACCTAAGAGCGAACAAGACTGAGATTAAGAAAGCTGTTGAAGCGATCTTTGGTGTGAAAGTATTGAAAGTAAACACGATCCGCCAAATCGGTAAGGTGAAACGGTACGGACGTTACTCTGGTCGTCGTCCAGAGAAGAAAAAAGCGATTGTACAGCTGACCGAAGACAGCAAGTCAATCGAAATTTTTGAAGTGTAACTCGTGAAGTAAAGGAGGGACAACAATATGGGTATCAAGCATTTTAAACCGACCTCACCAGGTCGCCGGCAGATGACGGTTTCTACTTTTGAAGAGATTACCACCACTACGCCGGAAAAATCTCTTTTAGCTCCATTGAACAAGAAGAGCGGTCGTAATAACCAAGGTCGTTTAACCATGCGCCATCAAGGCGGTGGACATAAGCGTAAATACCGCATCATCGACTTCAAGCGTAATAAAGATGGTATCGACGGGAAAGTGGCAACGATCGAGTACGATCCAAACCGCTCCGCAAACATCGCGCTCTTACACTATGTAGATGGTGAAAAGCGTTATATCTTAGCTGCTAATGGATTAAAAGTAGGCGATATCGTCGAATCCGGTCCAGAGGCAGATATTAAAGTAGGGAATGCACTTCCGCTGGCTAATATCCCAGTCGGTTCTGTCATTCATAATATCGAATTAAAGCCAGGTCGCGGTGGACAAATGGTACGTGCCGCTGGAACGAGTGCGCAATTGCTCGGTAAAGAAGGTAAATATGCCATCATCCGTCTGACTTCTGGAGAAACTCGTATGGTACTCTTGCAGTGCCGCGCAACCATCGGTCAAGTAGGGAACTTGGACCATGAGTTGATCAACATCGGTAAAGCGGGTCGTTCGCGCTGGCTCGGTAAGCGCCCAACGGTTCGTGGTTCCGTAATGAACCCATCGGATCACCCACATGGTGGTGGTGAAGGTCGCGCTCCGATCGGACGCAAATCACCTGTTACGCCTTGGGGTAAACCAACGCTTGGGTACAAAACACGTAAGAAGAATAAGCCCTCGGATAAGTATATTGTCCGTCGTCGTAAGAAAAAGAAATAAGCCTAACACTAAAGTGGCGTCTTACGAAGGGAGGTTGGACGTATGGGTCGCAGCCTGAAAAAAGGACCTTTTGTCGATGATCATCTGATGAAAAAGGTCGAAGAGTTAAATGCGAAAGATGAAAAACGCGTGATCAAAACTTGGTCTCGCCGGTCAACCGTCTTTCCAGAGTTTATTGGCCACACCATCGCTGTACACGATGGACGCAAACATGTGCCTGTCTTCGTAAACGAAGATATGGTTGGTCATAAGCTGGGTGAATTTGTGCCGACACGGACCTACCGTGGCCATGCCGGCGACGATAAGAAAACACGGAAAAAATAAGGTGCGTATAGTCCTTAAGGCAAGAGAGGAGGTCGCAAGATGGAAGCGAAAGCTGTCGCACGTTATGTGCGCATCGCTCCCCGGAAAGCGCGGCTGGTAATGGATCTGGTACGTGGGAAGTCCGTGGAGGAAGCACTAGCAATTTTGCGTTTTACTCCGCGCGCTGCATCACCTATCATTGAAAAAGTGATCCAATCCGCCGTAGCAAACGCAGAGCATAACTATGAAATGGATCCGAGTAGCTTGATAATCGCCAAAGCATACGTCGATGAAGGTCCGACCATGAAACGATTCCGTCCGCGTGCAATGGGCCGTGCGAGCAAGATCAACAAACGGACTAGCCATGTGACCGTGGTCGTATCTGAACAATAAGAAGGAGGGATAACGAGTGGGTCAAAAAGTAAACCCTGTGGGCTTACGGGTGGGTGTCATCCGTGACTGGGAGTCCAAGTGGTATGGCGGCAAAGATTATGCAGACCTATTGCATGAGGATATCGCCATTCGCGAGTACATCGAGGGTCGACTCAAAGATGCAGCTGTCTCTAATGTAGAGATCGAACGTGCTGCAAACCGTGTCAACTTAAACATCCGCACCGCAAAGCCAGGTATGGTTATCGGTAAGGGTGGTTCGGAAGTAGAAGCACTTCGTAAGCATTTGACCAAAATGACAACGAAGAAAGTTCACATCAACATCAGTGAAGTAAAAACACCGGAATTGGATGCGAATTTGGTTGCACAAAACATTGCGCAACAATTGGAGCGTCGTGTATCGTTCCGGCGTGCGATGAAGCAAACGATTCAACGTACGATGCGTGCGGGAGCACAAGGTATTCGTACTCAAGTAGGCGGCCGTCTTGGTGGAGCAGATATCGCTCGTAGCGAAGGTTATAGCGAGGGCACCGTACCACTTCACACCTTGCGTGCGGATATCGACTACGGTACAGCAGAAGCGCATACGACTTATGGACGTATTGGTGTTAAAGTATGGATCTACCGTGGCGAAGTTCTCCCCGTCAAGAAAAAGGAAGACGCGGAAGGAGGAAAATAACATGTTGATGCCAAAACGGACGAAGTATCGGAAAGAGCATCGCGGCCATATGCGCGGTCAAGCCAAAGGCGGCAAGGAAGTCAACTTTGGTGAATACGGTCTAAAGGCGTTGGAACCAGCATGGATCACCAACCGTCAGATCGAAGCCGCTCGTATCGCTATGACCCGTTACATGAAACGGGGCGGTAAAGTATGGATTCGTATTTTCCCCGACAAGCCTGTAACACAAAAACCGCTTGAAGTTCGCATGGGTTCCGGTAAAGGTTCGCCAGAGAAGTGGGTAGCTGTTGTTAAACCAGGGAAAATCATGTTTGAAGTTGCAGGAGTTTCAGAAGAGGTTGCACGCGAAGCGATGCGCCTAGCAGCAAACAAACTTCCAATCAAAACGAAGTTTGTAAAACGAGACGAAGCGGGTGGAGCAAATGAAAGCTAAAGAGCTACTTGAATTAACCACCGCCGAAATCGAACAGAAGTTGCGTACACTCAAAGAAGAATTATTCAACCTCCGGTTCCAAGCGGCTACAGGTCAATTGGATAATCCGGCCCGAATTGGTCAGGTGCGTAAAGACATCGCACGGGCAAAGACCGTTCTTAAAGAACGTGAACTCGGGATTGAAAGGAGGAAACAAGGGTGACCGAGACAGGACGTACGACTCGGAGAAAAGTACGCGTCGGCAGAGTGGTAAGTGACAAAATGGATAAAACAATCGTGGTTGCTGTTGAGACCTATAAGAAAGATCGTCTTTATGGCAAGCGTGTAAAGTATACGAAGAAATTTAAGGCACATGATGAAGAAAACACCGCTAAAAAAGGTGATGTAGTACGCATCATGGAAACCCGTCCGCTTTCAAAAGATAAGCGCTGGCGTTTGGTAGAAATCGTAGAAGAGGCTGTAATCATCTAATCGTGATTCGCCTTATGTACGGAAGGAGGGTGTTTGGCAATGATTCAACCTCAAACTCGCTTGCGGGTCGCAGATAACTCCGGTGCACGTGAATTGATGTGCATTAAAGTACTCGGCGGTTCGAAACGGAAGTTTGCCGGTATTGGTGATGTAATTGTGGCTTCGGTCAAACAAGCTACACCAGGTGGCGTTGTCAAGAAGGGTGAAGTTGTACGCGCAGTAATCGTACGGACCACTCGTCCAGCACGTCGCAATGATGGATCCTATATCCGCTTTGATGAAAACGCGGCTGTAGTGATTAAAGATGATAGAACTCCGCGTGGAACACGTATCTTTGGACCAGTTGCTCGCGAACTGCGCGAACGTGACTACATGAAGATCGTATCACTTGCACCGGAAGTACTGTAATCGTAGGAATCGATTGGCTGTAAAGAAGGAGGTGCCAGGACATGGAGAAGAAGCGTCCAAATAAGTTGCATATTAAACAAGGCGACACCGTGATTGTGACGCGGGGGAAAGATGCACCGACTCGCGATAAGAACGGAAACATGGTTTATACCAAAGGACGTGTCTTGAAAGTGCTCCCGAAAGAAAACCGCGCATTGGTTGAAGGGGTTAACATGGTGAAGAAGCATTCGAAGCCATCCCAAGCTAATCCGCAAGGGGGCATTATCGAGCAAGAAGCGCCGATTCATCTTTCCAACCTGATGGTGGAGGATCCGAAGTCGAAAGAACCATCACGCATTGGGTATAAAATGGTTGAGCGCAAAGGCAAAGAAGTAAAAGTTCGCTACGCGAAAAAATCCGGAGAAATCCTGGACAAGTAGGAAGCCGTTTTTAGAAGGGAGGTCCAACTCAAATGGCAGCACGTTTGAAAGAGAAGTTTAATCAAGAAATTACTCCAGCGTTGATCAAGAAGTTCGAATACGCCAGCCCGATGCAAGTGCCGAAGCTGGAAAAGATCGTGATCAACATGGGTGTAGGGGAAGCCGTACAAAACCCGAAAGTATTGGATAGCGCGGTTGCTGATCTAACCAAGATTTCTGGACAAAAGCCAGTGATTACAAAGGCGAAGAAATCAATCGCAGGTTTCAAACTTCGTGAGGGAATGCCAATCGGTTGTAAAGTGACCTTGCGCGGTGAGCGTATGTATCATTTTCTCGATAAGCTGATCAATGCAGCACTTCCACGGGTGCGTGACTTCCGCGGCGTTTCGGCGAAAGCATTCGACGGGCGTGGCAACTACACACTCGGTTTGAAAGAACAGCTCATGTTCCCTGAGATTGAGTACGATAAGGTGGACAAAGTACGTGGGATGGATATTATTATCGTTACCACTTCAAACACCGACGAGGAAGCTCGTGAATTGTTAAAAGAAATGGGAATGCCATTTCGCAAGTAGTAGATCATCTAGATTAGCCTGATGAAAAGGAGGGAATCCGTTGGCCAAGAAATCGATGATCGTCAAACAGAAGCGTAAGCAGAAGTTTCAAGTACGGGAATACACACGATGTGAGCGGTGCGGACGGCCACATTCGGTCTTGCGCAAATTCCGTCTTTGCAGAATTTGTTTCCGTGAGTTGGCCTATAAAGGGCAGATTCCCGGCGTGCGTAAAGCTAGCTGGTAATTGAGCGAGGAAGGAGGGAACCGATAAATGGTGATGACAGACCCGATTGCTGATATGCTGACGCGTATCCGTAACGCAAACGCTGTTCGTCATGAGAGCGTAGAGATTCCGGCTTCCAACTTAAAGCGGGAAGTAGCGGAGATTCTGAAGCGGGAAGGTTTTATCCGTGACGCAGAATATATTGAGGACAGCAAACAAGGAATCATTCGTGTGTTCTTGAAGTACGATGAGAGCAACGAGCGTGTGATTACTGGTTTAAAACGTATTAGTAAACCTGGTTTACGTGTATATACCAAAAGCGACGAAGTACCGCGCGTATTGCGTGGACTTGGGATTGCGATCTTGTCCACATCTAAAGGCGTATTGACCGATGCAGAAGCACGGCGTGCGAAAGTGGGCGGCGAAGTACTCGCATATGTTTGGTAATCCTGATGCAACTGGATGGAGGTGAATACAATGTCTCGTATTGGACGCTTACCAATTCAAATTCCGGCTGGGGTAGAAGTTACCTTAACGGATAACGAGATTACGGTGAAAGGTCCTAAAGGTACTCTTACCCGGACCATTCACGCGGACATCAAGGTAGAGATGGAAGAGAACCAGATGGTGGTTACTCGTCCGAGCGATCATCGCACGCACCGTTCGCTGCATGGCACCACCCGCAGCAACATCGCCAACATGGTAGAAGGTGTAACCAAAGGGTTCACCAAGGTACTTGAGTTGGTGGGTGTAGGGTATCGTGCACAAATGAAAGGTAGCAAATTGGTACTCAACGTAGGGTACTCCCTACCAGTTGAAATGGATCTCCCCGAGGGGATCGACTTGGAGGTTCCTAAGCAGACCGAAATTCATGTTAAAGGGATCAACAAGGAACTGGTTGGTGCTACAGCAGCAAATATTCGTTCCGTACGTGAGCCTGAGCCGTACAAAGGTAAAGGGATCAAGTATAGCGACGAGCGCATTCGTCGTAAAGAAGGTAAGACTGGTAAGTAAAGCTGATAGGAAAGGAGTGAATGCGGCGTGATTAAGAAAGTAGATCGCAACATAAAACGGAAACGTCGCCACCTTCGTGTGCGTAAAAAGGTCGTTGGCACAGCAGCACGCCCACGCCTAAATGTTTTCCGTTCGTCCAAAAACATCTATGCTCAACTCATCGA contains:
- a CDS encoding DsbA family oxidoreductase encodes the protein MQIEVWSDFVCPFCYIGKRKLEKALRNFEHREKVNIVFRSFELNPYAPKEGDETFAEIIAAKYGVSLEQAQAMCANMAAQAKQEGLDYRFETMIPHNTFDAHRLLHYAADHGKMDEMSERLYCAFFTESKDIADHNTLIDIAVEMDLDGSDVLDMLTSDQYTVKVRDDEALGSKLGVKGVPYFIFAQKYAVSGAQSVTVFEEVLDKAWSENVKIEEFNSGGGSCAADSCNMPS
- the rpsJ gene encoding 30S ribosomal protein S10, with amino-acid sequence MAKQKIRIRLKAYDHRALDTSAEKIVDTAKRTGAGVSGPIPLPTEKSVYTILRATHKYKDSREQFEMRTHKRLIDIVNPTPQTVDALMRLDLPSGVDIEIKL
- the rplC gene encoding 50S ribosomal protein L3 → MKGILGRKLGMTQVFQEDGTLVPVTVVSAGPCVVLQRKEMATDGYDAVQLGFEDVKEHRANKPELGHAKKADTAAKKFIREIRGMNPAEFELGQEVKADLFAEGDIVDVTGKSKGKGFAGAIKRHNQQRGPMSHGSRYHRRPGSLGAVDPMRVFKGHNLPGRMGGERITTQNLEVVRVDTERNAILIKGNVPGPKNGFVMIRSAVKGQK
- the rplD gene encoding 50S ribosomal protein L4: MAKVAVLDINGNQVGDVELLDAVFGIEPNESVLHDAVVMQQASLRRGTHAVKNRSAVRGGGRKPWRQKGTGRARHGSIRSPIWVGGGVTFGPTPRSYGYKLPKKVRRLALRSALSSKLKADELVVLNELSMEQPKTKEMVRILSNLKAEQKALVVGLSVDENVALSLRNIPGVKYIAAEGVNVLDLLYHDKVIITQDAAARVEEVFGQ
- the rplW gene encoding 50S ribosomal protein L23, coding for MKDPRDIIRRPIVTEKSTDLTADGKYVFEVDLRANKTEIKKAVEAIFGVKVLKVNTIRQIGKVKRYGRYSGRRPEKKKAIVQLTEDSKSIEIFEV
- the rplB gene encoding 50S ribosomal protein L2, translated to MGIKHFKPTSPGRRQMTVSTFEEITTTTPEKSLLAPLNKKSGRNNQGRLTMRHQGGGHKRKYRIIDFKRNKDGIDGKVATIEYDPNRSANIALLHYVDGEKRYILAANGLKVGDIVESGPEADIKVGNALPLANIPVGSVIHNIELKPGRGGQMVRAAGTSAQLLGKEGKYAIIRLTSGETRMVLLQCRATIGQVGNLDHELINIGKAGRSRWLGKRPTVRGSVMNPSDHPHGGGEGRAPIGRKSPVTPWGKPTLGYKTRKKNKPSDKYIVRRRKKKK
- the rpsS gene encoding 30S ribosomal protein S19 — encoded protein: MGRSLKKGPFVDDHLMKKVEELNAKDEKRVIKTWSRRSTVFPEFIGHTIAVHDGRKHVPVFVNEDMVGHKLGEFVPTRTYRGHAGDDKKTRKK
- the rplV gene encoding 50S ribosomal protein L22, with the translated sequence MEAKAVARYVRIAPRKARLVMDLVRGKSVEEALAILRFTPRAASPIIEKVIQSAVANAEHNYEMDPSSLIIAKAYVDEGPTMKRFRPRAMGRASKINKRTSHVTVVVSEQ
- the rpsC gene encoding 30S ribosomal protein S3; translated protein: MGQKVNPVGLRVGVIRDWESKWYGGKDYADLLHEDIAIREYIEGRLKDAAVSNVEIERAANRVNLNIRTAKPGMVIGKGGSEVEALRKHLTKMTTKKVHINISEVKTPELDANLVAQNIAQQLERRVSFRRAMKQTIQRTMRAGAQGIRTQVGGRLGGADIARSEGYSEGTVPLHTLRADIDYGTAEAHTTYGRIGVKVWIYRGEVLPVKKKEDAEGGK
- the rplP gene encoding 50S ribosomal protein L16 yields the protein MLMPKRTKYRKEHRGHMRGQAKGGKEVNFGEYGLKALEPAWITNRQIEAARIAMTRYMKRGGKVWIRIFPDKPVTQKPLEVRMGSGKGSPEKWVAVVKPGKIMFEVAGVSEEVAREAMRLAANKLPIKTKFVKRDEAGGANES
- the rpmC gene encoding 50S ribosomal protein L29; the encoded protein is MKAKELLELTTAEIEQKLRTLKEELFNLRFQAATGQLDNPARIGQVRKDIARAKTVLKERELGIERRKQG
- the rpsQ gene encoding 30S ribosomal protein S17 yields the protein MTETGRTTRRKVRVGRVVSDKMDKTIVVAVETYKKDRLYGKRVKYTKKFKAHDEENTAKKGDVVRIMETRPLSKDKRWRLVEIVEEAVII
- the rplN gene encoding 50S ribosomal protein L14, which codes for MIQPQTRLRVADNSGARELMCIKVLGGSKRKFAGIGDVIVASVKQATPGGVVKKGEVVRAVIVRTTRPARRNDGSYIRFDENAAVVIKDDRTPRGTRIFGPVARELRERDYMKIVSLAPEVL
- the rplX gene encoding 50S ribosomal protein L24; translation: MHIKQGDTVIVTRGKDAPTRDKNGNMVYTKGRVLKVLPKENRALVEGVNMVKKHSKPSQANPQGGIIEQEAPIHLSNLMVEDPKSKEPSRIGYKMVERKGKEVKVRYAKKSGEILDK
- the rplE gene encoding 50S ribosomal protein L5, producing the protein MAARLKEKFNQEITPALIKKFEYASPMQVPKLEKIVINMGVGEAVQNPKVLDSAVADLTKISGQKPVITKAKKSIAGFKLREGMPIGCKVTLRGERMYHFLDKLINAALPRVRDFRGVSAKAFDGRGNYTLGLKEQLMFPEIEYDKVDKVRGMDIIIVTTSNTDEEARELLKEMGMPFRK
- a CDS encoding type Z 30S ribosomal protein S14; amino-acid sequence: MAKKSMIVKQKRKQKFQVREYTRCERCGRPHSVLRKFRLCRICFRELAYKGQIPGVRKASW
- the rpsH gene encoding 30S ribosomal protein S8, which encodes MVMTDPIADMLTRIRNANAVRHESVEIPASNLKREVAEILKREGFIRDAEYIEDSKQGIIRVFLKYDESNERVITGLKRISKPGLRVYTKSDEVPRVLRGLGIAILSTSKGVLTDAEARRAKVGGEVLAYVW
- the rplF gene encoding 50S ribosomal protein L6, with the translated sequence MSRIGRLPIQIPAGVEVTLTDNEITVKGPKGTLTRTIHADIKVEMEENQMVVTRPSDHRTHRSLHGTTRSNIANMVEGVTKGFTKVLELVGVGYRAQMKGSKLVLNVGYSLPVEMDLPEGIDLEVPKQTEIHVKGINKELVGATAANIRSVREPEPYKGKGIKYSDERIRRKEGKTGK